One Nymphaea colorata isolate Beijing-Zhang1983 chromosome 12, ASM883128v2, whole genome shotgun sequence genomic window, CGTGCATGGAGCAACGAGAAGCTTCAAATTTGAACagcaattcaattcaaaaaaggACCATGGTAAACGAAGGGTTAGTGATTTTTAAACATGTCAACTATAAGATTGTCCTTGAAACTTTTACTGCATCAACAACCTCCACGCTATATTCATGTGCATACAAGTGCTAAATAATATACACAAGAGACTTTAGCACACAAAAACAGTGCCCAAGCTTAAATTGGAAAAACTTGAAGATAAAACATCATCTAACTTTTCCCATAATTATGCTGGTTCAACATAATTTCCTCCATTTGATGGTCACTCAGAACATTAGTGGGAGAACATTTCTTGCATCTTGTTTTATCTTACAACTCTCCACAGAAAATTCTAGCCTGTACGGGAAAGGACATCAATTAAGCTTCAAATTTAGGTGAACAGGAGGACATACCTTGAATCTGTATGACCAATACTGGCAAGGGATGTATTGAAAGGCGACCAACAGGTTGTTGCAGACACCCCAGCTTCATCACCAACCCACCTAACATCTGGTCCAGCATCTGAGAATATGACAGCACTTGGTTGAAGTTGATGAATGACACTAAACCAGTCCTCAAACAAGTACTCcatattcttctctccttttcctttggcACCATCTAGCCAGACCTCTTTGATTTCACCATAACTGTCAAGCTTAAATAAGGATCATTATTCTACAATCATACCTTTAAAGCCAACAAATAGTTATCCAAACAATATTGTCAATGTCAGCAAGGATGCGATTCAACAATATGTACAAAATACTGTATGCCAGGGCATCCATGCATCCTGTGGGCCTATTCATTTCCATCACATATATGCATCTTCAAATAGGAATGAGAATTCAATAAAAGGAACATTTCGTTAAAAGCAAATTATCTTAATAGACAAATAAGTACCTCACAAGAATAAGAAACGTGACCACCTGAAAATGTGAGGCAGTTTCTCACTCAACTAGCAATTTAATTCTATTTTAGCTTATCGGAAGCATCTAGTGTAAATTGTAGCATCCCGAGTTAAACAATGTCAGACGTTTTTTTATGTGCACCATGAAGTATCTGTATGTGACAGTAAGTTCTCGTTTAAAGTAGTATTGCATTAGCATGAAGTAAGCACGTTGAACCTGAAATCTAAAACACGAGAATGTTGATTCTGAGGTCTCTGTTGTGGCTCTAAGCGTAATAAAAGCACTGTGTAAACTCATCCATTCCTCAACTCGAACGTTCATGATAGAGAGCTACAATTGAGTTTGGAATGTGAATTTTTGATCcaaaaaactcatttaaaacaatcaaaatgCAACAGATATGCATCCCCACACACCCCGAAAAATTTGAACttcaaatttctaaaatgtttgAGACTTAGGCAACCATAATCGAGTGTTTTATAGCATAACATGTCTAGAGACGATTTCAATTCATAAACCATAGATACGAAACACAGTAATCTAAACAAGACCATACCGTGCTGCTAATTCACAATATTTTAAAGAGAAACTGCTTGTTCCACAACTGCTTTTGACCTGGTTTTAAcaccttgtgtgtgtgtgtgtgtgtgtgtgtgtgagagagagagagagagagagagagagagagacttctgCTCACCCGGTGAGCAATTCCGTCATCTGCCCAAGATAGAACTGATTGTACTCAGTCGTCCGACCGTACACGGGCTCATGCCGATCCCAGGGGGAAAGATACAGCCCCAGCCCAATACCGGCCTCCCGGGCGGCGGCAGCGAGCTCGGCCACGACGTCCCCTTTGCCGTCCCTCCAGGGGCTGGACTTGACGGAGTAATTGGTGAACGCGGACGGCCAGAGGCAGAAGCCATCGTGGTGTTTGGCGGTAAGGATGACCTTTGAGAACCCAGCATCAGCTGCCACCCTCACCCACTGCTTGGCGTCCAGGGCCTCAGGGTTAAAGAGGGAAGGATCGGCGTGCCCAGTGCCCCACTCTGAGTTGGTGAAGGTGTTCATGCcgaaatggaggaagagggccAGCTCCCCCAGCTGCCATGAGAGCTGAGAGGAAGATGGGATGGGCCTAACGGGCAATGGGGGCAGAGTTACTGCTTCCGCGAGCAGGGTCGAGTACTCGTACCAGCGTTGATGATGATGCAACAGCAGGAGCAGGAAGGGGAACAAACGGAGAATTGGTCTCATCTCCtctgggagagagagagagagagagatcattcCATGGCGCAACCAAACAGATGGTAGAAGACAACGGGTTGTTTGGCTGCTGCAATTCGGGAGGACCTTGATTGGCTCGCTACTTGTTAGTCGAGGAGATGATCGGATTCAATAATTGCTTCACTTCAATAACCTTTCCCATTAATtgttatttacttttttttgcaAGTCAGACGACTCAGACGTGACATTACGCGGTTTCAAGCAAGGAAATGATCTTAAAAACTTGTAATGGAGTCGGATGGAATATGTCGACGGCCgtgattttttctttgtttttggaaaaaaaacgTTCTGCTTATTCACAAGGATGAGGTTTCAAGGAACGAAAAATCTTACAAATTTGTAACAGGAGTCGGATGGAATCTCCCGACGGCCGTAAATTTTTCGTTGTTTTCGGAGCAAAATTCTGgattgttctttgtttttcggaaaaaaaaattctacttaTCGAAAACGATGCGATCATGCTAAAAAACTTGGATAGATTATATCCAAATCAGGCCACACTTGTAAGAACAATCATAAGTTAATTGTATGAGGGTTTGGTGCAATCATGGGAAGAGGATGAGTAAGTTTCAAACTATTACGAACAACAATTTTCTGTGCTTCAAAAAACAAgggtagaagaaagcacactcACATgcaagttttcataaaaaaaaaaaaaaacactccaATGGTGAGATTAGTCCCTCGCTCACCCAAAATCAAAGCTAACCGTACTAAAATCTTACAATCCGTTTCAATTCAGCCCAAAATTTTACATGGACGGTAAAGTTCAGCTTTCTTGGATGTCAAATCTTCCCACATTGATAGACTCTTAGTGTAATCTGATTCAACAAAGATCAAACCCTAAAAACTAAAATACGAGACTGTTGGAGACTGAGTCAGATTTCAGACCAACTTATATGAATTTTCATGACGGTTTCACAAAACAAAACTGCGAAAATTTACCTCTTATATACTTTGTTGCATAGGATTCTTTGACAAAAATGGATTTTGGGTGAATCATGCCAATCAACAGCACTAAGCAAAAGATTAGGCAACCAAACAACAAAGTTCAAGCTTAAAGTCGCCCCAAGGGTGTCAGTGTTGCTGATTCGACACTTGTGCGACTTCTACCTATGTTATCCCAGAGTAGGCCTAGAACCCAGGAGGAACATAAAGAGAGGTTCAACCTTCAAATAGGGTCTTCAACTCGACATCTTCTATATACTTCTACCTATGTTATGAGGCCGCACATGTTGCGGTCAATTGTTCAAAACacgaaagaaagagagactaATATTAATCAAATGTCTTATGGGTGATCAGGGTTTTCTACTGCCCAAAAGAAGGCTGAAGCCTTGATTCAACCCTTTATCCCCCTAAGATACATGGTCTGCTTTTGGTGCCTCAGAGTGCCACCCGCCACTAACGCATTCTTAAATTTAAACTGCTCTTGGAAATAAGAGGCATGGGTCCTTCCATTTCATCTTATGATGACTTCATGTTCTATTTGTGATTCTGTTCCCAACTATGGTTGCAAAGCTTGAAATGTTACTAGAtgaatctctctccctccctctctctcatatacatatatacacacacaaacgcAAAAGTTTGAGTGCTTATTAGGGACATACCATGAGTTGAGCCAACTtgggctcaactcgaactcaccGGTGTAAGCTtgacttgagctcaacttgtttaataaacaagttaagcttga contains:
- the LOC116266269 gene encoding alpha-L-fucosidase 1-like, yielding MISLSLSLPEEMRPILRLFPFLLLLLHHHQRWYEYSTLLAEAVTLPPLPVRPIPSSSQLSWQLGELALFLHFGMNTFTNSEWGTGHADPSLFNPEALDAKQWVRVAADAGFSKVILTAKHHDGFCLWPSAFTNYSVKSSPWRDGKGDVVAELAAAAREAGIGLGLYLSPWDRHEPVYGRTTEYNQFYLGQMTELLTGYGEIKEVWLDGAKGKGEKNMEYLFEDWFSVIHQLQPSAVIFSDAGPDVRWVGDEAGVSATTCWSPFNTSLASIGHTDSRYSSGGDPHGHDWVPPECDVSIRPGWFWHHSEHPKSAQKLLDIFYKSAGRNCLLLLNVPPNSSGLISEEDIKVLNEFAKLRKTIFSHNLAKNAIITASSTRGGKGNRIYNPYHVLEETVYSYWAPEPGQSYSAIYLNFQETVSFNVLQVQEPIQMGQRLINFHLDILHDEQWRRIASGTTVGYRRLLFFPIVKTEKLRFVIDKSKGDPLISYLGLHLDHVSVFPHDERNSSAKLNSSCIQLNVHNQSTYLSKAIM